The Tindallia californiensis genome window below encodes:
- a CDS encoding aldehyde dehydrogenase family protein: LPIQRFSTEEEALELANKSRFGLASYVFTESLSRGIRVSEKLEYGIVGLNDGGPATVQAPFGGFKESGLGREGGHFGIESFLEIKYISIGIK; the protein is encoded by the coding sequence CTGCCAATTCAACGCTTTTCAACGGAAGAGGAGGCTCTGGAACTGGCAAATAAATCACGTTTTGGCCTTGCTTCCTACGTTTTCACCGAATCACTCAGCAGAGGTATTCGGGTTTCTGAAAAATTGGAGTATGGTATTGTAGGCCTTAATGATGGCGGTCCGGCAACGGTGCAGGCGCCTTTTGGAGGCTTTAAGGAAAGTGGCCTTGGAAGAGAAGGAGGACATTTCGGGATTGAAAGCTTTCTGGAGATTAAATATATCTCCATTGGCATAAAATAA
- a CDS encoding DUF4829 domain-containing protein gives MKRVIWCSYIILLSLILMSCSQADKDVVLVGESEQFSDKEINQAIECVKEKFKDFNGCELTDIWYDEERSNSFIETYMNYGRGSINGVSPDNVMVLLSNFTVDESSSDGSLEPNSTYTDWMWILNRESNTSDWTVDDWGY, from the coding sequence ATGAAAAGAGTGATATGGTGCAGCTATATAATCTTATTAAGTCTCATCTTAATGTCTTGTAGCCAAGCGGATAAAGATGTTGTTTTGGTTGGAGAGTCAGAACAATTCAGTGACAAAGAAATTAATCAGGCAATTGAATGTGTGAAGGAAAAATTTAAAGATTTCAATGGATGCGAACTTACGGATATTTGGTACGATGAAGAAAGATCTAATTCATTTATCGAGACTTATATGAACTATGGGCGTGGATCAATTAATGGTGTAAGTCCTGACAATGTAATGGTATTACTATCAAACTTTACGGTGGATGAGTCCAGTAGTGATGGAAGTCTTGAACCAAATTCAACCTATACAGACTGGATGTGGATATTAAATAGAGAGAGTAACACGAGTGATTGGACAGTAGATGATTGGGGATACTAG